The Pseudomonas chlororaphis subsp. piscium genome contains the following window.
TCGTAGTCCTCGACGATCTGCGAGGTGCCAGTCAGCCCTGTCGCCAGGGCGCGTTGCAGCTCGGGCACATCGTCGGGGGTATCGTGGCCGCACTTGTCCGCGATGACCCGGGTGGGTCGGGAGATGGCCTGGTTCATGGCGCCACCTTCCTGCCGACCATGTCCCACACCTCGGCATCGGCGAATACCCGGTCCACCATGCGCCGGAAGTTGGGGAACATCTTCAGCTCGGCAGTTTCCTGCCGGCTGAAGAAGCGCGCGTTTTCCACCTCGCGCTCCGGCGGGCAAGCCCGCAGGTCGGTGGCGGTGAGGTAGATCAGGTCCAGGTGGTAATGCGGCCCGCGCTTGTCATCGATGAACTCGCAGAGGATCCGGTAAGGCTGGTGCAACACCGTGACATCGGTCTCGGCATCGGCCAGTTCCAGGTCACGCTCGCCCAGCAGGGCGGCGTGAATCCCGGTTTCCTCGTAGATCTCGCGCAGCACCGCCACATCAGGGGTTTCCCCCTGTTCTATATGGCCGCCCGGGTACAGCCAGACCCCCAGCTTGCGATGGTGCAGCAGGAGCATCTTGCGGTCCGGATTCAACACGAACGCCGAGGCCGTGAAATGCCGGTCCAGGGTCGAACGATCGGGGACGTCCGTCATCATGGCGCACCGTACTGGTTGATCCGCTCGGCCATGTAGTCCAGTTCGGCGTGGGTGATGTCCGGATGGACCGGGATGGTGGTCATGCTGGCCAGCAGCGCCTCGGCGTTCGGGCAGTCGTTGCGGTACTGGGCCAGCGCCGGGAACTCGTAGAGCGCCTTGCAGCCGTAGCGCTTGATATCCGACGGGATGCCCGCCTCGTCCAGGTAATCGATGAAGGCCCGGTTGTCGGCGAAATGCAGTTCCAGGTTGAGGAAGTAGTAGTTGGTCCGCCCGCCCTCGATGATGACCTTTTCCCGCACCTTGCTATGGTCGAGTTGCTGCAGGAAGTAGGTGGCATTGGCGCGTCGTTGCTCGATCTGCGCGGCCAGCGAGTCCAGGCGGTTGGCGCCCAGGGCGGCAGGCAGCGCGGCCAGCTTGTAGTTGAGGCCGAAGTCCTTGCCGTTGAGGTTGCCGAAGCGGCTGTAGTCACGGCAACGCTGGGCCAGTTGGTCGTCGTCGGTGAGGATGAAACCGCCCTCACCGGTGGCCAGCGGCTTGCGTTCGTGGGTGCTGAAGCACGACAGGTCGCCATAGGCCGACAGCGGCCGACCATTGAGGGTGCTGCCATGGGAATGCGCCAGGTCGAGGATCAGCTTGATCCCCAGTTCACGGGTCAGGCCTTGCAGCTCATCGACTTCGGTGGGGTAGCCCCACATCGGAATATCGATGATCGCCCGGGTACGCGGGGTGATGCGGGCCTTGATCGACTCCGGGTCGGCGCCGAAACCGTGACGGCGGGTGTCGACGAAGATCGGGTTGGCGCCAGCGGCGATGATCGGATAGATGGTGCACAGCGGGCAGCTCGGCGTCAGCAGGACGTCGTCGCCGGGACCGACGCCGGCGGCGTAGATCGCCACGCTCAGGGCCGCGCCCCCCGAAGAGACCGCGATCGCATGCCGCGCCTCGAACCAGGCCGCCAGCTTGGCCTCGTATTCGCCCACCACATCGCTGGTACCGGACAGTGGCCGTTCCAGGGTGTTCTGCAGGGTCAGCAGATCGTCGGCGTACATCGGACGGTACTTGTCGGAAACGGAGATGCGCGCGGCGCTGGAGAGATTAGAGGACATTGGTCTGGGCTCCGAGAAAGGCTGGGGACTTGGCGGCATGGGTGGAGTGGAGGGCAAGCACGGGGGCGACATCGGCGCGGGCGCTGTCGGCATGACAGATCTGCTCAATCACCCGGAAGGTCGGCAGCAGGCTCTCGAAGCTGGCCTCGTAAGGCGAACGGTTGCGCACCGCGTCGAAGAACTTCTCCAGTTCGCCGAAATAACCGCTGCGCTCATAACCCGAATCCAACGGCCCCGGCTGCCACGCGCCGCGCCAGCGCTTGGCGGTGCCGGTTGCCCCGGTGCCATGTACCGGCTCGTGCAGGGTGATGTTCCACAGGTTGTTGAGCTCGACCATCATCGAATTGGAGCTGACGATCTTCATGTCGAATTCGAAGTACGGGAACATCGTTCCGCTCAGCAGGCTGACCGTCGCGCCGGAGCTGAAGCCGAGTTCCAGGCTCACCAGCAACGAGTCCTCGTGGCGTTGCACCCGGGATTCGATATCCCGCAATTCGCCACCGCCGAAGGTCACGCCAAGGTCGATGGTGTGAATCGCCTGGGCCAGCAGAAACGAACGCAGGGTGGAGTCCAGCCCCCACAGCGGTGCGGTGGGTTTGCTCGCATAGTGGTTGAGCTGGATGTGCACGACCTTGCCGAACTGCTCGGTGCGCGTCATATCGCGCAGCTGGCGCATGGGCTTGGCATATTTGAAGTTCATGCCCACGCCAGTGACCACCTGGGCCTGGCGAGCCGCGCCGATCAGGTATTCGAGCTCGGCGAGGGTGAAGCACGGCGGCTTCTCGACGAAAACATGCACGCCCTTGGCCATTGCCTTGATTGCCAGGTCGCGGTGCGCCTGGGGCGGGCACGCCATGACCACCGCATCCAGCGCAGCGGTATCGAGCATCTCGTCGAAGTCGTCGGTGATCGCGACCTCGGAAATGAAACGGTGGATTTGTCCGGCGCGGGTCAGGTCGCTGTCGCACACGGCGACGATGCGAATATCCGGCATTTGCAGAAGCGTGGGCAGCAGGTTTTCTTGCATCTGCGCGCCAAGGCCGACGATGCCAACTCTGAGTACAGTCATAACCATCTCCATCCTGGAAAAGTGGGTACTGCGTCATGAAAAGGTTGGACGAACGCCTACACGGAACCCGCGTCGGGTCACCTGTGGGGTGAACCGATCGGGTCCGGCATTCGCTTGGATCGAGGCAGGATCGCCTCAGAACAACGGATTGCCCTTACGGGACCCGTTCGGGCTATTGCCCAGGGTCATCCGAGTAGAACACCCGGATGTTTCACGCCACACGCCGACACGGGGTTGATGACCAGCAGTCACCAAGGCGCAGCGAGCAGAATGGATATGACCGCGCAGGCGGTAGGTATGAGGGGCGGCAGGTCGAATCGGCTGCCAGTCACTGTGAGCGACCTGGCCGAGGGCCTTGATCAATGAATCGGGGTTTCGTTGGAAAACCGAATAGCGCCCGAAATGACGATACGCATGCATGGCTGAATCATCCTTGAAGCAATAAATCTATCCCTTGTTATGCAGAAGCTCATGTTCCGTGAGCCCTTGCTTGCCACACACCTCATCAATGTGTGGCTTGGATGTATAGATCAGGCTTTTTCGGAGCGCAAATCAGTTGCTATATCGTTTCATCATATTGTTTTGAGCAATCCGGACATAAGGCAACGGGCCATATAGGTCCGTTGTCACCATCGTCGAACCGCCGGAAAAAATTGAAACCGGATAATCAAATCCGTCTCACCAGAGGCACGGGCTTCGAGCTGAGAGGTCTGGATACACTTGGCTTGCGTAGTCCCCTGACATGCGGCCGGATGCGCACGGGCGATGAAATTTGATTGTTGTTGAGGATTATTGATTCGGATTATCCAGCCACTCCGGGCAGCATCCACCACGCATTGAGCGACAGGCGAGCATCCGCTTCGCGTAGCTCGGGTCGGTGCCGGGGGCCAGGTCGGAACCTGAATGACAACGTTCATCACTTGGGAACAGAACACATGTGCATGTCGAACAAATGGATCGTGGGAATTGCCTTGAGCTGCATATTCCAGGTCGGGTGTGTCTCGAAGGTGGCGCAGCAAGAGCAATATTCGGGCTTCCTGGCCAATTATCAGGGGCTGGAGGAACACACCACGCCAAGTGAACAGAAGGTGCTGCGCTGGGTGGCGCCAGGGTTCGATCCTCACGCCTATTCCACTGTCGTGTTCAAGCAGGTAGAGCTGTATCCAGCGCCGAAACCGACCGAGCGCGTCAACCTGCAAACCCTGAAAGACCTGCAGATCATCGCCAGCAACAGCGTCAGGAACGCATTCGCTCCCACCTACAGGATCGTTTCGAATGCGCAGCAGGCACCGGCCCATTCGCGGACATTGATCTTGCGGGCGGCTATCACCGGCGTCAGCGCCAGCAACGAAGGCATGCATTGGTATGAGGTCGTCCCCATCGCCGCCATTGTCGGGGCAACACAGGCAGCCACCGGCCATCGCGATCAGACGGCCGAGTTGTATCTCGAAGCCGACCTGATCGATGCCAAAACCGGTTTGCCGGTCGCCAAGATGGTGCGCAAGGTGTTCGGCGAGACCTTGAAAAACGCCAGCCAGCCGATAGTCGCCAATGACTTCAAGGTCGCCTTCAAAAGCATGACCAACGACATGCAGACACTGCTTTCCAGGCAGTGACAACTGCGGGATACCCAGCGCAAACCTTGCATTGCCTCGAAAGGCCTAGGGTTTCAGAACGACAGTCACGCTGCGTCTGCCAAAAACAGGCCGCCAGGCCAGGCAGCGACGTCCAACGAGAGTCCGACTTGATGAAAATACTGAGTTTTACCTTATCGGCCGTTGTATTGCTCGCCAGCTCCGGAGCGTTGGCGGCAACGGTGGTTCCCCTGAAAGGCCAGACTTCCCAGACGATCCAGCAAGACACCAGTGCCTGCCAGTCGCAGGCCAATGCTCAGTTCCCGATACAAAACACCGTGCCCTACGGTGGCCGGATAAAAGGCGCGACTACCGCCGCCATCGCCGGGGCCACCGCTGCGGAAGTTCGGGGCCGGCAACATGAAAACGTCTATGACCATATCGACGACGATATCAAGCAAGACTATCGCCAGAACCATGCCCGCAGCGCCGCGACGGCCGGCGCAATGATCGGCGCATCAAGACAGCGCCAGGAACGCAGGCAGGACCTTAAAAGCACCGAGCAAAACATCACCGCCAACAACTCCGTGTACAGCAGTTGCCTGCAACAGCGTGGCTACAACGTTCAGCCTTGATCCAGCCGTTCCTTTACAAGGCACAGGCATTCTTGATGCAGATTGTGAAATCGATCCAACGGGCTGCACTGGAATGCCTGCAAGTTCATCCTTCCCCCTGAAGTAATGCCACTCTTCCCTTCTCCCTCCAGCCTCCCTCTGCATTCAAATCTTCGCTTCAATACAGGGCGCGGATATCGCCAGGTCGCAAGCTTGTGCTTGAACAACGAGCCGTCCGATACTCTGCCCTGCAGTTTTCGGATGGCGCAGATGACTCGTACTGAGCATCATCATGACCTCCGATTAAACCCCGTGGATTACCCTTGCCTGATTCCAGTGAGACTTTTGATGGGTTGCTCCAGCATTGTCCAGTGACGCTCTCTGCACCTTGCGTGCTTGCTCACGCATAGCCGTTCATCTCCCCGACAAGCCTGTATTGCCTCAGATCCAGCCCATCAAAGCCGTCCCTATACTCAGCCAGAACCACCTGAACGGAGGATTCGCATGCGCTACGCCTTCAAGTTGAAAAATGATTCCATGGTTCTTTTCGACCCGGATACTGCCTTGCTCTCCATCACGACACCTCATGGAGATGTTCAAAACTCCACGATAGGTAGAGCTGAATCGCGTCTACTGGGTCTGCTGCTTATGGAGCCGGGTCAGACTAAAAGCCGTGAGGAGATCATCGACTACGCCTGGAATGACCGCGTCGTCGCCTCCGGTAGTTTGAATCAGGCCGTTTTCTCACTTCGAAATATTCTCAACGACAGTAGAGATCACGAGATCTTGATGACGGTTCCTCGAAGAGGATATTGCTTCAACCGTCATTATGTAGTCGATGCACCGACAGGCTTGCCGACGCCTTCAAATGAGGCCGCACAATCCGCCGTACCCATCATTGAACAGCTTCCACCAAGCGCAAAAGATCATCTCCCGTTGCCTTCAGAGAAACCCATAAAACCAACTCGCATAACAAAAGCCCAGTTGATCGGTTATCTCTTGACCTTGGGAGTCTGTGCCTTCACGGGTTTCCACACCACCTTCGACACGCCGAAAATAGAAGTTTCCAGCATAAAACAGAATGAGTTGGTCATCCATGCAGTCGCCAACAGTGTCGCCGAGGCTCAATCGCTGAGAGATCTTTCGGCTAAACAGGTTCAACAGTTTTCGCCGAACTTGAAAGGCCAGGTCTGGTTGAATCTCGCTAAATCAAACTATTCCGTTTCGTGCGTTCGCCCGGATCTAAGCACTGCAAACCTACAATTGAACAGCGAACAGAAAGACCTCGCACTGATGATCCGGCAATGTTTGGAAGCCACCCTATGAAGCCAACAATATCGTCAACCGCTCATTGGATAATGCTTGCGATCATCAATGCCGCCTGTATTTTTTTACTGACTTATTCTCCATCTCATTACATGGAAAACACCAGCTATCAAACCATCACTCGACAATGGCTCGAAGATTCGAATCAGCTCAATACGGAAGAGTACCTGACTATCGGGCACGGTCGACTGACCCAAACCATGCTGGAAAGCCTGAACGGAAAGATTCGTAACGCGACTGTATCGGCGGATGTTATCCGAGAAAGCAAGCATCACTTTCAGATAAAAATCAGCACTGTAAAACTTAGCCAGGATAACGAGCTATTCGCCATCGAAAAGACACCTGATCTCTTTTTCAAACGCCAATACGTTCTGCAAGAAGGCGCTGTTCTAAACTACGAATTGATTCCTACCACCGATAAAAACACCCTGTGCGTTTATGTGCACGAACTGAGTCGCTTGCGCTGCATGAGTCACTAGGGCCTCCCAGGGCTGTCCCAAAAATTTGACCAGACGACAGGGCTTGATGCGCTCTTGTTCTGTCTAACGCTGATTCAAACAGAAAAATAATAATCACTGATTTGAATCAGACGTTCCTTCCCCTTCAAGATCACTCCACTTTGGCGTTCGGAGCCGTGCCTGTTGTCACTCGGCACAAAACCGGCTCCACGTCCCTCTCATCCGAACACTCTCCTGGGTGCCAGATGAAAACATACATTTTTTGCGAGTCGTCAAATCGATGATAACCAGAATCTTGGCAGTCCTATCTTTAGCTGCAATATCCTTTCATTCGGTGGCGCATGATGAATACTCTGCCGGCAGCACGGAAATCGAGTTCTACCAAATAGAATTGAGCCCGAATGAGAAACTAAAGTTGTCGCAACTGAACATCTACTTTGAGAATGAATACCATGACGAAGACGGGGCGATCGATCTTCCCCCTCCTTCCCCAGCACAAAATACCATTAGTGATATTCACGACTTTTCGCTAATCGCACTTTGATCATGATTCCTTGCGCGCTGACTCTGTGTCCTGCCTGAAAACTCATTAACAAGGAACGCATATCGATGCTGCTGAAAAACCTCGCAATCGCATCCTTTGGTTTGGTGTTTTCTCTCAAGGCCATGGCCAAGGACAAGGAACTTTACAGCGCCGACCTGACGCGCATTGAAAACAGCAAAAAGACGCTGGGCAATGAAAAGTCCGGTTATAGGATTTGCACAGGCTATCTAGCCAATGATTATTTTGCCTTTGATGCAGCGGCCATCAGTCCAACGCGTCAGAAAACGGCAATCTTTGGTTCACAAACAGCGCCATGCAAACTTGAAAACCTGAACTTGCCATCGAGCGACAGGTACGTTTTTTCAGCAGCCTTGGAGCTTATGCCGAAGTCATTGACATCGACGCCTGAAAAAAAACGCCTCACCTGAACTACCAACATCGACTTTTTCCAACTCGAGGGAATAAGTGTGCACTTTCGATTAAACGCACTGTCACTCAAACAGAAAATCTTCTTTTGCCTTGCCGCCTATTTATGTGGCGTAGCCTTAGCCT
Protein-coding sequences here:
- a CDS encoding NUDIX hydrolase — its product is MTDVPDRSTLDRHFTASAFVLNPDRKMLLLHHRKLGVWLYPGGHIEQGETPDVAVLREIYEETGIHAALLGERDLELADAETDVTVLHQPYRILCEFIDDKRGPHYHLDLIYLTATDLRACPPEREVENARFFSRQETAELKMFPNFRRMVDRVFADAEVWDMVGRKVAP
- a CDS encoding DegT/DnrJ/EryC1/StrS family aminotransferase — encoded protein: MSSNLSSAARISVSDKYRPMYADDLLTLQNTLERPLSGTSDVVGEYEAKLAAWFEARHAIAVSSGGAALSVAIYAAGVGPGDDVLLTPSCPLCTIYPIIAAGANPIFVDTRRHGFGADPESIKARITPRTRAIIDIPMWGYPTEVDELQGLTRELGIKLILDLAHSHGSTLNGRPLSAYGDLSCFSTHERKPLATGEGGFILTDDDQLAQRCRDYSRFGNLNGKDFGLNYKLAALPAALGANRLDSLAAQIEQRRANATYFLQQLDHSKVREKVIIEGGRTNYYFLNLELHFADNRAFIDYLDEAGIPSDIKRYGCKALYEFPALAQYRNDCPNAEALLASMTTIPVHPDITHAELDYMAERINQYGAP
- a CDS encoding DUF3313 domain-containing protein, with the translated sequence MCMSNKWIVGIALSCIFQVGCVSKVAQQEQYSGFLANYQGLEEHTTPSEQKVLRWVAPGFDPHAYSTVVFKQVELYPAPKPTERVNLQTLKDLQIIASNSVRNAFAPTYRIVSNAQQAPAHSRTLILRAAITGVSASNEGMHWYEVVPIAAIVGATQAATGHRDQTAELYLEADLIDAKTGLPVAKMVRKVFGETLKNASQPIVANDFKVAFKSMTNDMQTLLSRQ
- a CDS encoding Gfo/Idh/MocA family protein, with the protein product MTVLRVGIVGLGAQMQENLLPTLLQMPDIRIVAVCDSDLTRAGQIHRFISEVAITDDFDEMLDTAALDAVVMACPPQAHRDLAIKAMAKGVHVFVEKPPCFTLAELEYLIGAARQAQVVTGVGMNFKYAKPMRQLRDMTRTEQFGKVVHIQLNHYASKPTAPLWGLDSTLRSFLLAQAIHTIDLGVTFGGGELRDIESRVQRHEDSLLVSLELGFSSGATVSLLSGTMFPYFEFDMKIVSSNSMMVELNNLWNITLHEPVHGTGATGTAKRWRGAWQPGPLDSGYERSGYFGELEKFFDAVRNRSPYEASFESLLPTFRVIEQICHADSARADVAPVLALHSTHAAKSPAFLGAQTNVL
- a CDS encoding winged helix-turn-helix domain-containing protein, giving the protein MRYAFKLKNDSMVLFDPDTALLSITTPHGDVQNSTIGRAESRLLGLLLMEPGQTKSREEIIDYAWNDRVVASGSLNQAVFSLRNILNDSRDHEILMTVPRRGYCFNRHYVVDAPTGLPTPSNEAAQSAVPIIEQLPPSAKDHLPLPSEKPIKPTRITKAQLIGYLLTLGVCAFTGFHTTFDTPKIEVSSIKQNELVIHAVANSVAEAQSLRDLSAKQVQQFSPNLKGQVWLNLAKSNYSVSCVRPDLSTANLQLNSEQKDLALMIRQCLEATL